A genomic stretch from Astatotilapia calliptera chromosome 4, fAstCal1.2, whole genome shotgun sequence includes:
- the rsad1 gene encoding radical S-adenosyl methionine domain-containing protein 1, mitochondrial isoform X1 → MMRRTLNAVSRVLPPRLQHFSVGEVTEDVSECAASPQITERASLYVHWPYCLRRCSYCNFNKYISKENNDHIMTKCLQMETETLLRLSQVSCITSVFFGGGTPSLAHPSIFAAILETVSRQVNLSDEAEVTLEVNPTPAGKSRLEDYCRAGVNRFSIGVQSLQDDDLKSLGRDHDSHKALQTIEEARRLCPGRVSVDVMFGRPKQTVESWEIELSELLRVCDDHVSLYQLTLERGTQLFKQVECGAVTMPSEDVTAEMYQRARKTLHQHGFQQYEVSNFARHNSVSHHNISYWKGNQYIGVGPGAHGRFVPLGEGGVVREARTQTLEPDVWIREVRHWGHGTRRRLQLGHLELLEEVLVMGMRMTEGINHKHWEMFSPQTGLDEVFGESIVVQELLQSGQLILDDRGLRCSWEGLALLDSILPALLVELERQISPKASQGPL, encoded by the exons ATGATGAGACGCACATTAAATGCGGTCAGTCGTGTCCTCCCTCCCCGACTGCAGCACTTCTCGGTCGGAGAAGTAACCGAAGATGTGTCTGAATGTGCGGCTTCTCCACAAATCACAGAGCGCGCGTCTCTTTATGTGCAC TGGCCTTACTGTCTCAGGAGGTGCTCCTACTGCAATTTCAATAAGTACATATCCAAAGAGAACAATGACCATATCATGACTAAGTGCCTTCAGATGGAGACTGAGACACTGCTGCGACTCAGTCAAGTATCCTG CATCACCTCAGTGTTCTTTGGAGGTGGGACTCCAAGCCTGGCCCACCCCTCCATCTTTGCTGCGATCCTCGAGACTGTTTCCAGGCAGGTGAATCTCTCGGATGAGGCCGAGGTCACCCTCGAAGTCAACCCCACTCCTGCGGGAAAGTCCAGGTTAGAGGACTATTGCCGTGCCGGGGTGAACCGATTTTCCATCGGGGTCCAG TCTTTGCAGGATGATGACTTGAAAAGTCTGGGAAGAGACCACGACTCCCACAAGGCTTTGCAGACTATCGAAGAGGCCAGGAGGCTGTGCCCTGGTCGGGTGTCGGTGGATGTCATGTTCGGACGTCCCAAACAAACCGTTGAATCCTGGGAAATAGAGTTGTCTGAGCTGCTGAGGGTGTGTGATGATCACGTGTCTCTATACCAGCTGACCCTGGAGCGAGGCACTCAGCTTTTTAAACAGGTTGAGTGCGGTGCAGTGACGATGCCCTCCGaggatgtgacagcagaaatgtaCCAGCGCGCCAGGAAGACTCTGCACCAGCACGGCTTTCAACAGTACGAGGTGTCGAATTTTGCAAGACAT AACTCAGTGAGTCATCACAATATCAGCTACTGGAAAGGCAACCAATACATCGGTGTCGGCCCAG GAGCACATGGGCGGTTTGTTCCTCTGGGGGAGGGAGGTGTTGTTCGAGAGGCCCGGACCCAGACTCTGGAGCCTGACGTGTGGATCCGTGAAGTGCGGCATTGGGGACACGGGACGCGGAGGCGGCTTCAGCTTGGCCATCTTGAATT ATTGGAGGAGGTGTTGGTGATGGGAATGAGAATGACTGAGGGCATTAATCATAAG CACTGGGAGATGTTCAGCCCACAAACTGGCCTTGATGAAGTTTTTGGTGAATCCATTGTCGTCCAAGAGTTGCTCCAGAGCGGACAGCTGATTCTCGATGACAG GGGTCTGAGGTGCTCCTGGGAAGGACTGGCCTTACTGGACAGCATCCTTCCAGCTCTCCTGGTGGAGCTGGAAAGACAAATTTCCCCCAAAGCCTCACAGGGACCACTCTGA
- the rsad1 gene encoding radical S-adenosyl methionine domain-containing protein 1, mitochondrial isoform X2 has product MTKCLQMETETLLRLSQVSCITSVFFGGGTPSLAHPSIFAAILETVSRQVNLSDEAEVTLEVNPTPAGKSRLEDYCRAGVNRFSIGVQSLQDDDLKSLGRDHDSHKALQTIEEARRLCPGRVSVDVMFGRPKQTVESWEIELSELLRVCDDHVSLYQLTLERGTQLFKQVECGAVTMPSEDVTAEMYQRARKTLHQHGFQQYEVSNFARHNSVSHHNISYWKGNQYIGVGPGAHGRFVPLGEGGVVREARTQTLEPDVWIREVRHWGHGTRRRLQLGHLELLEEVLVMGMRMTEGINHKHWEMFSPQTGLDEVFGESIVVQELLQSGQLILDDRGLRCSWEGLALLDSILPALLVELERQISPKASQGPL; this is encoded by the exons ATGACTAAGTGCCTTCAGATGGAGACTGAGACACTGCTGCGACTCAGTCAAGTATCCTG CATCACCTCAGTGTTCTTTGGAGGTGGGACTCCAAGCCTGGCCCACCCCTCCATCTTTGCTGCGATCCTCGAGACTGTTTCCAGGCAGGTGAATCTCTCGGATGAGGCCGAGGTCACCCTCGAAGTCAACCCCACTCCTGCGGGAAAGTCCAGGTTAGAGGACTATTGCCGTGCCGGGGTGAACCGATTTTCCATCGGGGTCCAG TCTTTGCAGGATGATGACTTGAAAAGTCTGGGAAGAGACCACGACTCCCACAAGGCTTTGCAGACTATCGAAGAGGCCAGGAGGCTGTGCCCTGGTCGGGTGTCGGTGGATGTCATGTTCGGACGTCCCAAACAAACCGTTGAATCCTGGGAAATAGAGTTGTCTGAGCTGCTGAGGGTGTGTGATGATCACGTGTCTCTATACCAGCTGACCCTGGAGCGAGGCACTCAGCTTTTTAAACAGGTTGAGTGCGGTGCAGTGACGATGCCCTCCGaggatgtgacagcagaaatgtaCCAGCGCGCCAGGAAGACTCTGCACCAGCACGGCTTTCAACAGTACGAGGTGTCGAATTTTGCAAGACAT AACTCAGTGAGTCATCACAATATCAGCTACTGGAAAGGCAACCAATACATCGGTGTCGGCCCAG GAGCACATGGGCGGTTTGTTCCTCTGGGGGAGGGAGGTGTTGTTCGAGAGGCCCGGACCCAGACTCTGGAGCCTGACGTGTGGATCCGTGAAGTGCGGCATTGGGGACACGGGACGCGGAGGCGGCTTCAGCTTGGCCATCTTGAATT ATTGGAGGAGGTGTTGGTGATGGGAATGAGAATGACTGAGGGCATTAATCATAAG CACTGGGAGATGTTCAGCCCACAAACTGGCCTTGATGAAGTTTTTGGTGAATCCATTGTCGTCCAAGAGTTGCTCCAGAGCGGACAGCTGATTCTCGATGACAG GGGTCTGAGGTGCTCCTGGGAAGGACTGGCCTTACTGGACAGCATCCTTCCAGCTCTCCTGGTGGAGCTGGAAAGACAAATTTCCCCCAAAGCCTCACAGGGACCACTCTGA
- the rasd2a gene encoding GTP-binding protein Rhes, whose amino-acid sequence MNTTEKFYLPVDGILEMLNSLTGHLQSSITHPDLQSTSLGPVLQHPKVSNIATGMGLVKKVKGCWRQQDTRIVVSRSSSSGNRQVSADRLPKRSVDLLELRLTKPRNCHRIVVLGAPRVGKTNILRRFMGKDFEESYEPTIEDFHRKLFHIGGEAYQVDLLDAASERDFPAKRRLSILTGDIFLLVFSLDDRESLSEACELLSEIKAAKAKLLKLKQPVRVPVIVCGNKGDLDSERVVRRPDVGKILGEDIPFFETSAKTGTGLDAMFRALASLGGLPHETSPLRHQVIPILTYRSLYVGQRGRRGSRTRVLSAPCAAVDPLARRPSFNSDLQLVLGSSTKHNKPEKCQIQ is encoded by the exons ATGAACACAACTGAGAAGTTTTATCTTCCCGTTGATGGCATTCTCGAAATGTTGAACTCTCTCACCGGGCATCTACAATCAAGCATTACGCACCCAGATCTTCAGAGCACCTCACTCGGTCCAGTGCTCCAGCACCCCAAAGTCTCAAACATAGCGACAGGCATGGGGCTCGTCAAAAAGGTTAAGGGGTGCTGGAGACAGCAGGATACGAGGATAGTTGTGAGTAGATCCTCAAGTTCTGGCAATCGGCAAGTGTCGGCTGATCGACTCCCGAAGAGGTCCGTGGACCTGCTGGAGTTGCGTTTGACCAAGCCCAGAAATTGTCATAGAATAGTTGTGCTTGGTGCGCCCAGAGTGGGTAAAACAAACATTCTCCGGCGGTTCATGGGGAAAGACTTTGAGGAGAGCTATGAGCCCACAATCGAAGACTTCCACAGAAAGCTGTTCCACATAGGAGGAGAGGCATACCAGGTCGATCTTCTGGATGCGGCAAGTGAGAGGGACTTCCCTGCCAAACGCAGACTATCCATCCTGACAG GTGACATTTTTCTGCTCGTCTTCAGTTTGGATGACAGAGAATCTCTGAGTGAAGCCTGTGAGCTGCTCAGCGAAATCAAAGCTGCTAAGGCAAAGTTGCTGAAATTAaaacagccagtgagagtgCCAGTCATTGTATGCGGTAATAAAGGGGACTTAGACTCAGAGAGAGTCGTGAGACGGCCAGACGTGGGGAAAATCCTCGGCGAGGATATCCCATTCTTCGAAACCTCTGCTAAAACCGGCACCGGGCTGGACGCGATGTTCAGAGCCCTTGCCTCTCTGGGTGGACTACCTCACGAGACTAGTCCATTGCGACATCAGGTCATACCCATCCTCACCTACCGGTCGCTGTACGTCGGCCAGCGAGGCAGGAGGGGTAGCCGTACGCGGGTACTCTCTGCGCCCTGTGCCGCAGTAGACCCTCTGGCGCGCCGCCCGAGCTTCAACAGCGACCTGCAACTCGTGCTTGGATCAAGCACCAAACACAACAAACCCGAGAAGTGTCAGATTCAATGA
- the epn3a gene encoding epsin-3 isoform X1, whose amino-acid sequence MQTSSIRRQMKNMVNNYTEAEIKVREATSNDPWGPSSSLMAEIADLTFNVVAFAEVMGMVWKRLNDHGKNWRHVYKALTLLDYLIKTGSERVARDCRDNIYSIQTLRDFQYLDRDGRDQGLNVREKAKQLVALLRDEEKLKKERTQALKTKTRMTGVTSSLGSSPLPPPYPGYPSDEGVRCRSSPSSFHSPDLEQARPATSGEEELQLQLALAMSREESEKPPPRVDIDEQTQLQIAMSLSKEEAHQPVQRAPAAALDMDEETQLQLALSLSKEEHQQEQLSRQGDESLLQKALDESKREMEKKGGTAFMDLVDVFAVPTDLPPSDHRWNNASHQAAAGAGGTDHWDSFEGSRVPRADSPWMVPPPSNSPPPPWEPPANPWDPPQDNVSSLSPVWSLPANTGADLFTAPLGRSAPTEPAPRTLSPSDADLFDDAMDGGQVNGASGREDSPELFDLSRLRESLNDPSSRTCRTPESFLDPSAASLVNLDSLIPGNPSAKNKNPFLSGLNAPSPSNPFQADQPKLSLNQMGTGSALTAPHATSLPYSASLPLPTSHPGASIPSSHTHPTHPGLDLPVRLPEPLLPFSSASAQGSQAAQSSQNPFL is encoded by the exons ATGCAGACATCATCGATCCGCCGCCAAATGAAAAACATGGTCAACAACTACACCGAGGCCGAGATAAAGGTTAGAGAGGCCACCTCCAACGACCCCTGGGGACCCTCCAGCTCGCTCATGGCTGAAATTGCAGATCTGACCTTCAATGTTGTGGCTTTCGCAGAGGTTATGGGTATGGTCTGGAAGAGGCTCAATGATCATGGCAAAAACTGGAGGCATGTTTACAAGGCGCTCACGCTACTGGACTATTTAATCAAAACAGGGTCTGAGCGCGTAGCCAGGGATTGCCGGGACAACATATACAGCATTCAGACACTGAGAGACTTCCAGTACTTAGATCGAGATGGACGTGACCAGGGCCTCAATGTGAGGGAAAAGGCTAAACAGTTGGTGGCTCTGTTGAGGGATGAAGAAAAGCTAAAGAAGGAGCGAACCCAGGCACTGAAGACCAAAACACGCATGACAGGGGTCACAAGTAGCTTAGGTTCGAGTCCCTTACCTCCTCCTTACCCAGGATACCCGAGTGATGAGGGCGTCAGGTGCAGAAGCTCTCCTTCCTCCTTCCACT CTCCAGACCTGGAACAAGCACGGCCAGCAACCAGTGGCGAAGAGGAGCTACAGCTGCAGCTGGCCCTGGCTATGAGCCGAGAAGAAAGTGAAAag CCACCTCCTCGAGTGGATATCGATGAGCAGACCCAGCTCCAGATCGCTATGAGCCTCAGCAAAGAGGAGGCCCACCAG CCAGTCCAACGCGCTCCTGCTGCTGCCCTGGATATGGACGAGGAAACTCAGCTCCAGTTGGCCCTGAGCTTGAGCAAGGAGGAGCACCAGCAG GAGCAGCTCAGCCGCCAAGGAGATGAGTCCCTGCTCCAGAAAGCTCTGGACGAGAGCAAACgtgaaatggagaaaaaaggCGGG ACGGCCTTTATGGACCTGGTAGATGTTTTCGCAGTACCCACAGATCTGCCTCCCAGTGACCATCGGTGGAATAATGCCTCACACCAGGCAGCTGCTGGGGCTGGAGGTACAGACCATTGGGACTCTTTCG AAGGCAGCCGCGTTCCAAGAGCTGATTCTCCATGGATGGTACCTCCACCTTCAAATAGCCCTCCCCCACCGTGGGAACCTCCAGCCAACCCCTGGGATCCACCACAGGACAACGTCTCCAGCCTCAGTCCTGTATGGTCTTTGCCTGCAAATACAG GAGCTGATCTGTTCACAGCGCCTTTAGGAAGATCAGCACCTACAGAACCTGCTCCCCGAACTCTAAGTCCCTCAG ATGCTGATCTGTTTGATGACGCTATGGATGGTGGTCAGGTGAACGGGGCTAGTGGGCGAGAGGACAGCCCTGAGCTTTTTGACCTTTCTCGTCTTCGAGAAAGCCTGAATGACCCCAGCTCTCGAACATGCCGGACACCCGAGTCCTTCCTGGACCCTTCGGCAGCTTCCTTGGTGAACTTGGACAGCTTGATCCCAGGAAACCCATCAGCCAAGAACAAGAACCCGTTTTTATCAG GCCTGAATGCTCCTTCACCCAGCAATCCATTCCAAGCAGATCAGCCGAAACTAAGTCTAAATCAAATGGGCACCGGCTCCGCCTTGACGGCTCCCCACGCCACTTCTCTTCCATACAGTGCCTCCTTGCCGCTGCCTACAAGTCATCCGGGTGCCAGCATCCCGTCGTCACATACTCACCCCACCCATCCTGGACTGGACTTGCCAGTGAGGCTCCCTGAGCCCTTGTTGCCTTTCTCTTCAGCAAGTGCTCAGGGATCACAGGCCGCACAGAGCAGTCAAAACCCCTTCTTATGA
- the epn3a gene encoding epsin-3 isoform X3 → MQTSSIRRQMKNMVNNYTEAEIKVREATSNDPWGPSSSLMAEIADLTFNVVAFAEVMGMVWKRLNDHGKNWRHVYKALTLLDYLIKTGSERVARDCRDNIYSIQTLRDFQYLDRDGRDQGLNVREKAKQLVALLRDEEKLKKERTQALKTKTRMTGVTSSLGSSPLPPPYPGYPSDEGVRCRSSPSSFHSPDLEQARPATSGEEELQLQLALAMSREESEKPVQRAPAAALDMDEETQLQLALSLSKEEHQQEQLSRQGDESLLQKALDESKREMEKKGGTAFMDLVDVFAVPTDLPPSDHRWNNASHQAAAGAGGTDHWDSFEGSRVPRADSPWMVPPPSNSPPPPWEPPANPWDPPQDNVSSLSPVWSLPANTGADLFTAPLGRSAPTEPAPRTLSPSDADLFDDAMDGGQVNGASGREDSPELFDLSRLRESLNDPSSRTCRTPESFLDPSAASLVNLDSLIPGNPSAKNKNPFLSGLNAPSPSNPFQADQPKLSLNQMGTGSALTAPHATSLPYSASLPLPTSHPGASIPSSHTHPTHPGLDLPVRLPEPLLPFSSASAQGSQAAQSSQNPFL, encoded by the exons ATGCAGACATCATCGATCCGCCGCCAAATGAAAAACATGGTCAACAACTACACCGAGGCCGAGATAAAGGTTAGAGAGGCCACCTCCAACGACCCCTGGGGACCCTCCAGCTCGCTCATGGCTGAAATTGCAGATCTGACCTTCAATGTTGTGGCTTTCGCAGAGGTTATGGGTATGGTCTGGAAGAGGCTCAATGATCATGGCAAAAACTGGAGGCATGTTTACAAGGCGCTCACGCTACTGGACTATTTAATCAAAACAGGGTCTGAGCGCGTAGCCAGGGATTGCCGGGACAACATATACAGCATTCAGACACTGAGAGACTTCCAGTACTTAGATCGAGATGGACGTGACCAGGGCCTCAATGTGAGGGAAAAGGCTAAACAGTTGGTGGCTCTGTTGAGGGATGAAGAAAAGCTAAAGAAGGAGCGAACCCAGGCACTGAAGACCAAAACACGCATGACAGGGGTCACAAGTAGCTTAGGTTCGAGTCCCTTACCTCCTCCTTACCCAGGATACCCGAGTGATGAGGGCGTCAGGTGCAGAAGCTCTCCTTCCTCCTTCCACT CTCCAGACCTGGAACAAGCACGGCCAGCAACCAGTGGCGAAGAGGAGCTACAGCTGCAGCTGGCCCTGGCTATGAGCCGAGAAGAAAGTGAAAag CCAGTCCAACGCGCTCCTGCTGCTGCCCTGGATATGGACGAGGAAACTCAGCTCCAGTTGGCCCTGAGCTTGAGCAAGGAGGAGCACCAGCAG GAGCAGCTCAGCCGCCAAGGAGATGAGTCCCTGCTCCAGAAAGCTCTGGACGAGAGCAAACgtgaaatggagaaaaaaggCGGG ACGGCCTTTATGGACCTGGTAGATGTTTTCGCAGTACCCACAGATCTGCCTCCCAGTGACCATCGGTGGAATAATGCCTCACACCAGGCAGCTGCTGGGGCTGGAGGTACAGACCATTGGGACTCTTTCG AAGGCAGCCGCGTTCCAAGAGCTGATTCTCCATGGATGGTACCTCCACCTTCAAATAGCCCTCCCCCACCGTGGGAACCTCCAGCCAACCCCTGGGATCCACCACAGGACAACGTCTCCAGCCTCAGTCCTGTATGGTCTTTGCCTGCAAATACAG GAGCTGATCTGTTCACAGCGCCTTTAGGAAGATCAGCACCTACAGAACCTGCTCCCCGAACTCTAAGTCCCTCAG ATGCTGATCTGTTTGATGACGCTATGGATGGTGGTCAGGTGAACGGGGCTAGTGGGCGAGAGGACAGCCCTGAGCTTTTTGACCTTTCTCGTCTTCGAGAAAGCCTGAATGACCCCAGCTCTCGAACATGCCGGACACCCGAGTCCTTCCTGGACCCTTCGGCAGCTTCCTTGGTGAACTTGGACAGCTTGATCCCAGGAAACCCATCAGCCAAGAACAAGAACCCGTTTTTATCAG GCCTGAATGCTCCTTCACCCAGCAATCCATTCCAAGCAGATCAGCCGAAACTAAGTCTAAATCAAATGGGCACCGGCTCCGCCTTGACGGCTCCCCACGCCACTTCTCTTCCATACAGTGCCTCCTTGCCGCTGCCTACAAGTCATCCGGGTGCCAGCATCCCGTCGTCACATACTCACCCCACCCATCCTGGACTGGACTTGCCAGTGAGGCTCCCTGAGCCCTTGTTGCCTTTCTCTTCAGCAAGTGCTCAGGGATCACAGGCCGCACAGAGCAGTCAAAACCCCTTCTTATGA
- the epn3a gene encoding epsin-3 isoform X2, with translation MQTSSIRRQMKNMVNNYTEAEIKVREATSNDPWGPSSSLMAEIADLTFNVVAFAEVMGMVWKRLNDHGKNWRHVYKALTLLDYLIKTGSERVARDCRDNIYSIQTLRDFQYLDRDGRDQGLNVREKAKQLVALLRDEEKLKKERTQALKTKTRMTGVTSSLGSSPLPPPYPGYPSDEGVRCRSSPSSFHSPDLEQARPATSGEEELQLQLALAMSREESEKPPPRVDIDEQTQLQIAMSLSKEEAHQPVQRAPAAALDMDEETQLQLALSLSKEEHQQEQLSRQGDESLLQKALDESKREMEKKGGTAFMDLVDVFAVPTDLPPSDHRWNNASHQAAAGAGEGSRVPRADSPWMVPPPSNSPPPPWEPPANPWDPPQDNVSSLSPVWSLPANTGADLFTAPLGRSAPTEPAPRTLSPSDADLFDDAMDGGQVNGASGREDSPELFDLSRLRESLNDPSSRTCRTPESFLDPSAASLVNLDSLIPGNPSAKNKNPFLSGLNAPSPSNPFQADQPKLSLNQMGTGSALTAPHATSLPYSASLPLPTSHPGASIPSSHTHPTHPGLDLPVRLPEPLLPFSSASAQGSQAAQSSQNPFL, from the exons ATGCAGACATCATCGATCCGCCGCCAAATGAAAAACATGGTCAACAACTACACCGAGGCCGAGATAAAGGTTAGAGAGGCCACCTCCAACGACCCCTGGGGACCCTCCAGCTCGCTCATGGCTGAAATTGCAGATCTGACCTTCAATGTTGTGGCTTTCGCAGAGGTTATGGGTATGGTCTGGAAGAGGCTCAATGATCATGGCAAAAACTGGAGGCATGTTTACAAGGCGCTCACGCTACTGGACTATTTAATCAAAACAGGGTCTGAGCGCGTAGCCAGGGATTGCCGGGACAACATATACAGCATTCAGACACTGAGAGACTTCCAGTACTTAGATCGAGATGGACGTGACCAGGGCCTCAATGTGAGGGAAAAGGCTAAACAGTTGGTGGCTCTGTTGAGGGATGAAGAAAAGCTAAAGAAGGAGCGAACCCAGGCACTGAAGACCAAAACACGCATGACAGGGGTCACAAGTAGCTTAGGTTCGAGTCCCTTACCTCCTCCTTACCCAGGATACCCGAGTGATGAGGGCGTCAGGTGCAGAAGCTCTCCTTCCTCCTTCCACT CTCCAGACCTGGAACAAGCACGGCCAGCAACCAGTGGCGAAGAGGAGCTACAGCTGCAGCTGGCCCTGGCTATGAGCCGAGAAGAAAGTGAAAag CCACCTCCTCGAGTGGATATCGATGAGCAGACCCAGCTCCAGATCGCTATGAGCCTCAGCAAAGAGGAGGCCCACCAG CCAGTCCAACGCGCTCCTGCTGCTGCCCTGGATATGGACGAGGAAACTCAGCTCCAGTTGGCCCTGAGCTTGAGCAAGGAGGAGCACCAGCAG GAGCAGCTCAGCCGCCAAGGAGATGAGTCCCTGCTCCAGAAAGCTCTGGACGAGAGCAAACgtgaaatggagaaaaaaggCGGG ACGGCCTTTATGGACCTGGTAGATGTTTTCGCAGTACCCACAGATCTGCCTCCCAGTGACCATCGGTGGAATAATGCCTCACACCAGGCAGCTGCTGGGGCTGGAG AAGGCAGCCGCGTTCCAAGAGCTGATTCTCCATGGATGGTACCTCCACCTTCAAATAGCCCTCCCCCACCGTGGGAACCTCCAGCCAACCCCTGGGATCCACCACAGGACAACGTCTCCAGCCTCAGTCCTGTATGGTCTTTGCCTGCAAATACAG GAGCTGATCTGTTCACAGCGCCTTTAGGAAGATCAGCACCTACAGAACCTGCTCCCCGAACTCTAAGTCCCTCAG ATGCTGATCTGTTTGATGACGCTATGGATGGTGGTCAGGTGAACGGGGCTAGTGGGCGAGAGGACAGCCCTGAGCTTTTTGACCTTTCTCGTCTTCGAGAAAGCCTGAATGACCCCAGCTCTCGAACATGCCGGACACCCGAGTCCTTCCTGGACCCTTCGGCAGCTTCCTTGGTGAACTTGGACAGCTTGATCCCAGGAAACCCATCAGCCAAGAACAAGAACCCGTTTTTATCAG GCCTGAATGCTCCTTCACCCAGCAATCCATTCCAAGCAGATCAGCCGAAACTAAGTCTAAATCAAATGGGCACCGGCTCCGCCTTGACGGCTCCCCACGCCACTTCTCTTCCATACAGTGCCTCCTTGCCGCTGCCTACAAGTCATCCGGGTGCCAGCATCCCGTCGTCACATACTCACCCCACCCATCCTGGACTGGACTTGCCAGTGAGGCTCCCTGAGCCCTTGTTGCCTTTCTCTTCAGCAAGTGCTCAGGGATCACAGGCCGCACAGAGCAGTCAAAACCCCTTCTTATGA
- the arl16 gene encoding ADP-ribosylation factor-like protein 16 isoform X3 encodes MTSKEMCLLLGATGVGKTLLLKRLQKFIVHGLDELGTPPSTLPTVGTNLTDLTVKKKKVTVRELGGCMGPIWPSYFKDCSSVIFMVDSANIAQISSSCIQLLSVLSAEPLSKASVLILFNKRDMPCTMSLIEIKSLFRMDDIVASATQPITTLEVSARSGEGLKE; translated from the exons ATGACCAgcaaagaaatgtgtttacTCCTCGGAGCGACCGGTGTTGGAAAGACGTTGTTGCTCAAACGTCTACAAA AGTTTATCGTACATGGTTTAGATGAATTGGGGACACCACCTTCAACTCTTCCCACA GTAGGAACCAATCTGACAGATCTAAccgtgaagaagaagaaggtgacTGTGAGAGAGCTGGGAGGCTGCATGGGCCCTATATGGCCCAGTTACTTCAAAGACTGCTCCTCTGTCATT TTCATGGTGGATTCGGCCAACATTGCTCAGATATCCTCCTCCTGTATCCAGTTGCTGTCAGTACTGTCAGCTGAGCCTCTGAGCAAGGCTTCTGTGCTTATTCTCTTCAACAAGAG GGACATGCCTTGCACTATGAGCCTTATAGAGATAAAGTCACTGTTCAGGATGGATGACATTGTTGCATCTGCGACTCAGCCAATCACAACACTGGAAGTCAGTGCCAGATCTGGAGAGGGACTTAAAGAG TGA
- the arl16 gene encoding ADP-ribosylation factor-like protein 16 isoform X2 yields MTSKEMCLLLGATGVGKTLLLKRLQKFIVHGLDELGTPPSTLPTVGTNLTDLTVKKKKVTVRELGGCMGPIWPSYFKDCSSVIFMVDSANIAQISSSCIQLLSVLSAEPLSKASVLILFNKRDMPCTMSLIEIKSLFRMDDIVASATQPITTLEVSARSGEGLKEMIRGKGDQRG; encoded by the exons ATGACCAgcaaagaaatgtgtttacTCCTCGGAGCGACCGGTGTTGGAAAGACGTTGTTGCTCAAACGTCTACAAA AGTTTATCGTACATGGTTTAGATGAATTGGGGACACCACCTTCAACTCTTCCCACA GTAGGAACCAATCTGACAGATCTAAccgtgaagaagaagaaggtgacTGTGAGAGAGCTGGGAGGCTGCATGGGCCCTATATGGCCCAGTTACTTCAAAGACTGCTCCTCTGTCATT TTCATGGTGGATTCGGCCAACATTGCTCAGATATCCTCCTCCTGTATCCAGTTGCTGTCAGTACTGTCAGCTGAGCCTCTGAGCAAGGCTTCTGTGCTTATTCTCTTCAACAAGAG GGACATGCCTTGCACTATGAGCCTTATAGAGATAAAGTCACTGTTCAGGATGGATGACATTGTTGCATCTGCGACTCAGCCAATCACAACACTGGAAGTCAGTGCCAGATCTGGAGAGGGACTTAAAGAG ATGATCAGAGGAAAAGGAGACCAGAGgggctaa
- the arl16 gene encoding ADP-ribosylation factor-like protein 16 isoform X1, with protein sequence MTSKEMCLLLGATGVGKTLLLKRLQKFIVHGLDELGTPPSTLPTVGTNLTDLTVKKKKVTVRELGGCMGPIWPSYFKDCSSVIFMVDSANIAQISSSCIQLLSVLSAEPLSKASVLILFNKRDMPCTMSLIEIKSLFRMDDIVASATQPITTLEVSARSGEGLKEVMSWLESVTVK encoded by the exons ATGACCAgcaaagaaatgtgtttacTCCTCGGAGCGACCGGTGTTGGAAAGACGTTGTTGCTCAAACGTCTACAAA AGTTTATCGTACATGGTTTAGATGAATTGGGGACACCACCTTCAACTCTTCCCACA GTAGGAACCAATCTGACAGATCTAAccgtgaagaagaagaaggtgacTGTGAGAGAGCTGGGAGGCTGCATGGGCCCTATATGGCCCAGTTACTTCAAAGACTGCTCCTCTGTCATT TTCATGGTGGATTCGGCCAACATTGCTCAGATATCCTCCTCCTGTATCCAGTTGCTGTCAGTACTGTCAGCTGAGCCTCTGAGCAAGGCTTCTGTGCTTATTCTCTTCAACAAGAG GGACATGCCTTGCACTATGAGCCTTATAGAGATAAAGTCACTGTTCAGGATGGATGACATTGTTGCATCTGCGACTCAGCCAATCACAACACTGGAAGTCAGTGCCAGATCTGGAGAGGGACTTAAAGAGGTGATGAGCTGGCTGGAGTCCGTCACAGTCAAGTGA